In Pseudomonas sp. ADAK18, a single window of DNA contains:
- the rnd gene encoding ribonuclease D, producing the protein MAIDIHWICDNDSLGQHCAQWQQLPFVALDTEFMRVDTFYPIAGLIQIGDGVRAYLIDPLTIDNWQPLAALLENPAVIKVVHACSEDLEVLLRLTGSLPVPLFDTQLAAAYLNLGFSMGYSRLVQAVLDIELPKGETRSDWLQRPLSETQISYAAEDAVHLAEVYTRLRPKLSDDKYAWVLDDGAELVANLRREVDPYEVYRDAKLAWKLSRAQLAVLRELCAWREQEARARDLPRNRIIREHSLWPLAKSQPDNLAALAKIEDMHPRTVRQDGEFLLDLIKRAGSVSMDQWPPAVAEPLPIDAAVLIKQLRALGQAQAERLDMAPELMLRKKTLEALVKSGYPEGPYQLPDSLRGWRRELMGQALLDSLATAGEQP; encoded by the coding sequence GTGGCCATCGATATTCACTGGATCTGCGACAACGATAGCCTCGGCCAGCATTGCGCCCAATGGCAGCAGTTGCCATTCGTCGCCCTCGACACCGAATTCATGCGGGTCGACACCTTTTACCCTATTGCCGGGCTGATCCAGATCGGTGATGGCGTTCGCGCTTATCTGATCGACCCCTTGACCATCGATAACTGGCAACCCTTGGCCGCCTTGCTGGAGAACCCGGCGGTGATCAAGGTGGTGCACGCCTGCAGCGAAGACCTGGAAGTGTTGCTGCGCCTGACCGGCAGCCTGCCGGTGCCGTTGTTCGACACCCAATTGGCGGCCGCGTACCTGAACCTGGGCTTTTCCATGGGCTATTCGCGGTTGGTACAAGCCGTCCTCGATATCGAGTTGCCCAAGGGCGAAACCCGCTCGGACTGGCTGCAGCGGCCATTGTCCGAGACGCAAATCAGCTACGCCGCCGAAGACGCCGTGCATCTGGCGGAGGTCTACACACGCCTGCGGCCCAAGCTGTCTGACGACAAATACGCTTGGGTCCTGGACGACGGCGCTGAGCTGGTAGCCAACCTGCGCCGGGAAGTTGACCCTTACGAGGTCTACCGCGACGCCAAGTTGGCCTGGAAACTGTCTCGGGCCCAGCTCGCCGTGCTGCGTGAACTGTGTGCCTGGCGTGAGCAGGAAGCCCGCGCCCGTGACCTGCCACGCAACCGGATCATTCGCGAGCATTCGTTATGGCCCCTGGCCAAGTCTCAGCCGGATAACCTCGCCGCCCTGGCAAAAATCGAAGACATGCACCCACGGACTGTGCGTCAGGACGGCGAGTTCCTGCTGGACCTGATCAAACGTGCCGGCAGTGTGTCGATGGACCAATGGCCGCCGGCGGTTGCCGAGCCTTTGCCGATAGATGCTGCTGTATTGATCAAGCAGCTGCGTGCCCTCGGCCAGGCGCAAGCAGAACGCCTCGACATGGCGCCGGAACTGATGCTGCGCAAGAAAACTCTCGAAGCCCTGGTCAAAAGTGGCTACCCCGAGGGCCCTTACCAATTGCCTGACTCGCTGCGTGGCTGGCGCCGCGAGTTGATGGGCCAGGCGCTGCTGGACAGCCTGGCCACCGCCGGAGAACAGCCTTGA
- a CDS encoding RNA methyltransferase, with protein sequence MGNKRYSCIGLYNPKSPENVGSVMRAAGCYGVASVFYTGKRYERARDFITDTKKVHHDIPLIGIDDLKKILPLGCIPVAVELVEGARPLPEYTHPDRALYIFGPEDGSLDKEIRDWCEDVVYIPTTGCMNLAATVNVVLYDRLAKGNNTRSGPKY encoded by the coding sequence GTGGGCAATAAACGCTACAGCTGTATCGGTCTGTATAACCCCAAGTCACCCGAGAACGTCGGTTCGGTGATGCGCGCCGCCGGCTGTTATGGCGTGGCGTCGGTGTTCTACACCGGCAAGCGGTATGAACGGGCCCGGGATTTCATCACCGACACCAAGAAAGTCCACCACGACATTCCGTTGATCGGCATCGACGACCTGAAAAAGATCCTGCCCCTGGGCTGCATCCCGGTCGCCGTGGAACTGGTGGAAGGCGCCCGCCCTCTCCCCGAATACACCCACCCTGACCGTGCGCTGTATATCTTCGGCCCGGAAGACGGCTCCCTGGACAAGGAGATTCGCGACTGGTGTGAGGACGTGGTCTACATTCCGACCACCGGCTGCATGAACCTCGCCGCCACCGTCAACGTCGTGCTTTATGACCGTCTGGCCAAGGGCAACAACACCCGCTCGGGACCCAAGTACTGA
- a CDS encoding ParB/Srx family N-terminal domain-containing protein, which produces MRLQSGLLALLLCVVAAQVQAFSTPKPGQVIDVALEQLHPTQAVIGFDQIYYKLGLFAGSRSKLFDEYCETNGQGKAEKVPKKADLQKPDSFTCKDPVGTHPADMKTVVVGPAGQLYLTDGHHTFSSFWEQPGAGAKLKMWVRVTDDFSDSPNLATFWQRMEQGRKVWLKDSQGKTITPAQIPAHLGFKGLQDDTFRSLVYFARKASYGKPTSEAVVPEFLEFYWGGWLRPQVDLTAFNLNKKGGYSDAIEAVAKLMVTLASGAPVGDSGFTAQQLGGFTSLNRKELEKTFEEKVPYVIDYRNGFR; this is translated from the coding sequence ATGCGCTTGCAATCAGGGCTGTTGGCCCTTCTGTTATGTGTTGTCGCCGCTCAGGTCCAGGCGTTCTCTACGCCCAAGCCGGGTCAGGTGATTGATGTCGCCCTGGAGCAGTTGCATCCGACCCAGGCGGTCATCGGCTTTGATCAGATCTATTACAAGCTGGGGCTGTTCGCTGGGTCGCGGTCCAAGCTGTTCGACGAGTACTGTGAAACCAACGGCCAGGGCAAAGCCGAGAAGGTGCCGAAAAAGGCCGATTTGCAAAAGCCGGACAGCTTCACCTGTAAAGACCCCGTGGGCACTCACCCCGCGGATATGAAAACCGTGGTGGTCGGCCCCGCTGGCCAGTTGTACCTCACCGACGGCCACCATACGTTCAGCAGTTTTTGGGAACAGCCCGGCGCTGGCGCCAAGTTGAAAATGTGGGTACGGGTGACTGACGACTTCAGCGACAGCCCAAACCTGGCCACTTTCTGGCAGCGTATGGAGCAGGGCCGCAAAGTCTGGCTCAAGGACAGCCAGGGTAAAACCATTACGCCGGCGCAGATTCCTGCGCATCTGGGGTTCAAGGGCCTTCAGGACGATACCTTCCGCAGCCTGGTGTACTTCGCGCGCAAGGCGTCCTACGGCAAGCCGACTTCGGAGGCCGTGGTGCCGGAGTTCCTGGAGTTTTATTGGGGCGGTTGGTTGCGGCCGCAGGTGGACCTGACAGCGTTCAACTTGAACAAGAAGGGCGGGTACAGCGATGCCATTGAAGCGGTCGCCAAATTGATGGTGACGCTGGCGTCAGGTGCTCCTGTGGGTGACAGTGGCTTCACCGCCCAGCAGTTGGGGGGCTTTACGTCGCTGAACCGCAAGGAACTCGAGAAGACCTTCGAAGAGAAGGTGCCGTATGTGATCGATTACCGGAACGGGTTTCGCTAG
- a CDS encoding nitroreductase family protein, which translates to MSTQPRVADYAIHPQFTDRWSPRAFTGESIPEKTLLSFFEAARWSPSAYNSQPWRFLYARRDTPNWERFLGLLNEFNRGWAQHASALVIVISKTDFAVPGATEETPALWHTFDTGSAWGHLALQASISGWHTHGMAGFDQELTRKELKIPEGYALHAAVAVGKLGDKSTLADYLQARETPSPRRPLTELVAEGDFSL; encoded by the coding sequence ATGAGCACCCAGCCACGCGTTGCCGATTATGCCATTCACCCGCAGTTCACCGACCGCTGGTCACCACGGGCCTTTACCGGCGAAAGCATCCCGGAAAAAACCCTGCTGAGCTTCTTTGAAGCCGCCCGCTGGTCGCCTTCGGCGTACAACTCACAGCCTTGGCGCTTTCTCTATGCGCGCCGTGATACGCCGAACTGGGAGCGTTTCCTGGGCCTGCTGAACGAATTCAACCGGGGCTGGGCGCAGCATGCCTCGGCCCTGGTGATCGTGATCTCGAAAACCGACTTCGCTGTGCCTGGCGCCACCGAAGAAACCCCAGCCCTGTGGCACACCTTTGACACCGGTTCCGCCTGGGGCCACCTGGCACTGCAAGCCAGCATCAGCGGCTGGCACACCCATGGAATGGCCGGTTTCGATCAGGAACTGACCCGCAAGGAACTGAAAATCCCCGAAGGCTATGCACTGCATGCGGCCGTGGCCGTCGGCAAGCTGGGAGACAAGTCGACATTGGCGGACTACCTGCAAGCCCGGGAAACCCCGAGCCCGCGTCGGCCGCTGACTGAGTTGGTGGCGGAAGGGGATTTCAGCCTTTAA
- a CDS encoding S9 family peptidase produces the protein MPPSTHVTAAPVARKATGNDPYAWLQERDSSEVLDYLKAENAWQEAQLADQKALRETLFEEIKGRILETDLSLPSPWGPYLYYTRTTAGDEYARHYRCPRPADDSQQVDENAEELLLDPNVLANGGFFSLGAFSISPDHQRLAYSLDTSGEEIYTLYVKELATGKVSELAFEDCDGSMTWANDSRTLFFGELDDTHRPHKLYRYRLDGTAAEEVFHEPDGRFFLHCYRASSERQLLLSLGSKTTSEVWALDANQPQQVFTCLAPRVEGHEYDVDHGKLDDQWTWFIRSNRDGINFALFQAADTGSVPAAEDWQNLIPHSDTVMLDGVSLNARAMTLSLREGGLPSIEVHPQGLPAYRVQLPDAAYSLYVQNTLEFVSDKIRLRYEALNRPAQVRQLDLASGAQQVLKETPVLGAFNADDYVSQRLWATSADGTQVPISLVVKRDQLGKPTPLYLYGYGAYGESLDPWFSHARLSLLDRGVAFAIAHVRGGGELGEAWYRAGKQEHKQNTFSDYIACAEHLIAQGLTTSKQLAISGGSAGGLLIGAVLNQRPELFQAAIAEVPFVDVLNTMLDPDLPLTVTEYDEWGNPQEPDVYERIKAYAPYENVSAQSYPATLVIAGYNDSRVQYWEAAKWVAKLRATKTDNNLLLLKTELGAGHGGMSGRYQGLRDVALEYGFVFKALGLA, from the coding sequence ATGCCCCCATCGACCCACGTCACTGCCGCCCCGGTTGCCCGCAAAGCCACAGGAAACGACCCGTACGCCTGGCTGCAAGAACGCGACAGCAGCGAGGTGCTCGACTACCTCAAGGCGGAAAATGCCTGGCAAGAGGCGCAGCTTGCGGATCAGAAAGCCCTGCGCGAAACCCTGTTTGAAGAGATCAAGGGCCGGATCCTCGAAACCGACCTGTCCCTGCCCTCACCGTGGGGGCCGTACCTGTATTACACCCGCACCACGGCCGGCGACGAATACGCCCGTCACTACCGCTGCCCACGCCCGGCCGACGACAGCCAGCAGGTGGACGAAAATGCCGAAGAGTTGCTGCTCGACCCCAACGTGCTGGCCAACGGCGGCTTTTTCTCCCTCGGTGCCTTCAGCATCAGCCCAGACCACCAGCGCCTGGCCTACAGCCTGGATACCAGCGGCGAAGAGATTTACACCCTGTACGTGAAGGAATTGGCCACCGGTAAAGTCAGCGAACTGGCGTTCGAAGATTGCGACGGCAGCATGACTTGGGCCAACGACAGCCGGACCTTGTTTTTTGGCGAGCTGGACGACACCCATCGCCCGCACAAACTGTATCGCTATCGCCTGGACGGCACGGCTGCCGAAGAAGTGTTCCATGAGCCGGACGGACGGTTCTTCCTGCATTGCTACCGCGCAAGCTCCGAACGGCAACTGCTGCTGTCCCTGGGCAGCAAGACCACCAGCGAAGTCTGGGCCCTGGACGCCAACCAGCCGCAACAGGTCTTTACCTGCCTGGCGCCAAGAGTCGAAGGCCATGAATACGACGTCGACCACGGCAAATTGGATGATCAGTGGACCTGGTTTATCCGCAGCAACCGCGACGGGATCAACTTCGCCCTGTTCCAGGCTGCCGACACCGGCAGCGTGCCAGCCGCGGAAGACTGGCAGAACCTGATCCCTCACAGCGACACAGTGATGCTCGATGGCGTGAGCCTCAACGCCCGGGCCATGACCTTGAGCCTGCGCGAAGGCGGCCTGCCGAGCATCGAGGTTCACCCACAAGGCCTGCCGGCGTATCGGGTGCAGTTGCCGGACGCGGCCTACAGCCTGTACGTGCAGAACACCCTGGAATTCGTCAGCGACAAGATCCGCCTGCGCTATGAAGCCCTGAACCGCCCGGCTCAGGTGCGCCAGCTGGACCTGGCCAGCGGCGCGCAGCAAGTACTCAAGGAAACCCCGGTATTGGGCGCGTTCAACGCCGACGATTACGTCAGCCAGCGACTGTGGGCGACCTCGGCCGACGGCACTCAGGTGCCCATCAGTCTTGTGGTCAAACGCGACCAACTCGGCAAGCCAACGCCGCTGTACCTGTACGGCTATGGCGCCTACGGCGAAAGCCTCGACCCGTGGTTCTCCCACGCCCGCCTGAGCCTGCTGGACCGTGGCGTGGCCTTCGCCATTGCCCATGTACGTGGTGGTGGCGAGCTGGGCGAAGCCTGGTACCGCGCCGGCAAGCAGGAACACAAACAGAACACCTTCAGCGACTATATCGCCTGCGCCGAACACCTGATCGCCCAGGGCCTCACCACGTCCAAGCAACTAGCCATTAGCGGCGGCAGCGCCGGCGGGCTGTTGATCGGTGCCGTACTCAATCAGCGCCCGGAGCTGTTCCAGGCAGCGATTGCCGAAGTGCCGTTCGTCGACGTGCTCAACACCATGCTCGACCCGGACTTGCCGCTGACCGTCACCGAATACGACGAATGGGGCAACCCTCAGGAACCGGACGTGTACGAGCGCATCAAGGCCTACGCGCCCTACGAAAATGTCAGCGCCCAGTCTTATCCCGCGACGCTGGTGATTGCGGGCTACAACGACAGCCGGGTGCAGTATTGGGAAGCAGCCAAGTGGGTGGCCAAGCTGCGCGCTACCAAGACCGACAACAACTTGCTGCTGCTCAAGACTGAACTGGGAGCCGGCCACGGCGGGATGAGTGGCCGCTATCAAGGACTACGTGACGTAGCCCTCGAATACGGATTCGTTTTCAAGGCGCTGGGGTTGGCTTAA
- a CDS encoding MFS transporter — protein sequence MDTMTENDYLTAWGLYAFAALGCLLVWFAMTRWMWRWLREPLRLLMAVLLLSPTIVDPVKTQFAPAVAITALDLVLKVGNNAWRAISDLVMYAMIAFGVYLVVVLIRWPIERAAKARREQKAAAATAAAAEPAEDDEPFGGERYGRPAVPASNLRVEPRL from the coding sequence ATGGACACCATGACCGAGAACGACTATCTGACCGCTTGGGGCCTCTACGCCTTCGCAGCTTTGGGCTGCCTGTTGGTGTGGTTTGCCATGACCCGCTGGATGTGGCGCTGGCTGCGTGAGCCACTGCGGTTGCTGATGGCGGTGTTGCTGTTAAGCCCGACCATTGTCGATCCGGTCAAGACGCAGTTTGCGCCGGCCGTGGCCATCACCGCCCTGGACCTGGTGCTCAAGGTCGGTAACAACGCCTGGCGGGCAATTTCCGATCTGGTGATGTACGCGATGATCGCCTTCGGTGTGTACCTGGTGGTCGTACTGATCCGCTGGCCCATCGAGCGTGCTGCCAAGGCTCGCCGTGAGCAGAAGGCTGCGGCTGCAACTGCTGCGGCGGCGGAACCTGCAGAAGACGACGAACCCTTTGGTGGCGAGCGTTACGGTCGCCCGGCAGTCCCTGCCAGCAACCTGCGGGTCGAACCGCGTCTTTAA
- a CDS encoding YcgN family cysteine cluster protein encodes MAAKVEPFWIRKTLEQLDQDEWESLCDGCGLCCLQKLEDEDDNSVYYTRIACKLLDLKTCQCTDYPNRRDSVPDCIQLTPGQADQFKWLPPTCGYRLVSERKDLPLWHHLVCGDRDAVHHERISQSGRMLSEGSVAEDDWEDYLIFRAG; translated from the coding sequence ATGGCCGCTAAAGTCGAACCTTTCTGGATCCGCAAAACCCTCGAACAACTCGACCAGGATGAGTGGGAGTCGTTATGCGACGGCTGCGGCCTGTGCTGCCTGCAAAAGCTCGAGGACGAAGACGACAACAGCGTCTATTACACGCGCATCGCCTGCAAACTGCTGGACCTGAAAACCTGCCAGTGCACCGATTACCCCAATCGTCGCGACTCGGTGCCTGACTGCATCCAGCTCACCCCGGGCCAGGCCGACCAGTTCAAATGGCTGCCGCCCACCTGCGGCTATCGGCTGGTCAGTGAGCGCAAGGACTTGCCGCTGTGGCACCACTTGGTCTGCGGCGATCGCGACGCCGTGCACCACGAACGCATTTCCCAGTCCGGGCGCATGCTCAGCGAAGGCAGCGTGGCCGAGGATGATTGGGAGGATTACCTGATTTTCCGCGCAGGCTGA
- a CDS encoding class I SAM-dependent methyltransferase, producing MSSQPPSSIEIEFAERYDREHARVCGDTRPPGLWRRLALWRDERLVRNALKIAGEPGLILDLACGLGRFWPVLAEHGNRVILASDNSQAMLDHARTHHAPALLKRVKTFQGSAFSIGLSANAVDCIFCLELFRHVPSAEGRLALLQEFHRVSRDTVIVSVNSDAGYKAFAAQGLAPTASGSHRAQVEAEFKQAGFKILNHQEFLPGSAMWRVYILRKRG from the coding sequence ATGTCGTCGCAACCACCGTCCTCCATCGAGATTGAATTTGCCGAGCGCTATGATCGTGAGCACGCCCGCGTCTGTGGCGACACGCGTCCGCCCGGGCTGTGGCGTCGACTGGCGCTATGGCGTGATGAGCGGTTGGTACGCAATGCGCTGAAGATCGCCGGCGAGCCAGGCTTGATCCTCGATCTGGCCTGCGGTTTGGGTCGTTTCTGGCCGGTGTTGGCCGAGCACGGCAACCGGGTGATCCTGGCATCGGACAACTCCCAGGCCATGCTCGACCATGCCCGCACCCACCATGCCCCGGCGTTGCTCAAGCGCGTGAAGACCTTTCAGGGCTCGGCATTTTCCATCGGCCTGTCGGCCAACGCCGTGGATTGCATCTTTTGCCTGGAGTTGTTTCGCCATGTGCCCAGTGCCGAAGGGCGCTTGGCGCTGCTGCAGGAGTTTCATCGGGTCAGCCGCGACACGGTGATTGTCTCGGTAAACAGTGACGCCGGTTACAAGGCGTTCGCTGCCCAGGGCTTGGCCCCGACAGCCTCAGGCAGTCATCGGGCACAGGTGGAAGCGGAGTTCAAACAGGCCGGCTTCAAGATCCTCAACCACCAGGAATTCCTGCCAGGTTCGGCCATGTGGCGGGTGTACATCCTGCGTAAAAGAGGCTAA
- a CDS encoding YajD family HNH nuclease, translating to MSSTNPPSHTAKLDRILADAQRDREMGYRDKALKMYPHVCGRCAREFAGKRLSELTVHHRNHNHDDNPQDGSNWELLCLYCHDNEHSRYTDQQYFGEGSTSSPTIAKATHNPFAALAGLMKKDD from the coding sequence ATGAGCTCGACCAACCCGCCCTCCCACACCGCCAAGCTGGACCGCATCCTCGCCGATGCCCAGCGCGACCGGGAAATGGGCTACCGCGACAAAGCCTTGAAGATGTACCCCCACGTGTGCGGCCGCTGCGCCCGTGAATTCGCTGGCAAGCGCCTGAGCGAACTGACCGTGCACCACCGCAACCATAACCATGACGACAACCCCCAGGACGGCTCCAACTGGGAGTTGCTGTGCCTGTACTGCCACGATAACGAACACTCGCGCTATACCGACCAGCAGTATTTCGGTGAAGGTTCCACCAGCAGTCCAACCATCGCCAAGGCGACGCATAACCCCTTTGCGGCGTTGGCTGGCCTGATGAAGAAAGACGACTGA
- a CDS encoding class II glutamine amidotransferase: MCELLGMSANVPTDIVFSFTGLMQRGGRTGPHRDGWGIAFYEGRGLRLFQDPAASSESEVARLVQRYPIKSEVVIGHIRQANVGKVCLSNTHPFVRELWGRNWCFAHNGQLADFNPRATFYRPVGDTDSEAAFCDLLNRVREAFPEPVDIEQVLPDLIAACAEYRSKGVFNCLLSDGDWLFCYCSTKLAQITRRAPFGPARLKDVDVIVDFQAETTPNDVVTVIATEPLTENETWTRYEPGQWSLWRRGECVSQGITA, from the coding sequence ATGTGTGAATTATTGGGCATGAGTGCCAACGTACCGACCGATATTGTCTTCAGCTTTACCGGGCTGATGCAGCGGGGCGGTCGCACCGGCCCCCACCGCGACGGTTGGGGCATCGCCTTCTACGAAGGTCGTGGCCTGCGCTTGTTCCAGGACCCGGCCGCCAGCAGCGAATCTGAAGTTGCACGGCTGGTGCAGCGTTATCCCATCAAGAGCGAAGTGGTGATTGGCCATATTCGTCAGGCCAATGTGGGCAAGGTGTGCCTGTCCAATACTCACCCGTTTGTCCGCGAGCTGTGGGGCCGCAACTGGTGTTTCGCGCATAACGGACAGTTGGCGGACTTCAATCCCCGCGCCACGTTTTACCGCCCCGTAGGCGATACCGACAGCGAAGCGGCATTCTGCGATTTGCTCAACCGGGTGCGCGAGGCTTTCCCGGAGCCTGTGGACATTGAACAGGTGCTGCCGGACTTGATCGCAGCCTGCGCCGAATACCGCAGTAAAGGCGTGTTCAACTGCCTGCTCAGTGATGGCGATTGGCTGTTTTGCTACTGCTCGACCAAGCTGGCGCAAATCACCCGTCGCGCGCCGTTTGGCCCTGCGCGCTTGAAAGATGTCGACGTGATCGTCGATTTTCAGGCCGAAACCACCCCCAATGACGTGGTGACGGTGATTGCCACCGAACCCCTGACCGAAAACGAGACCTGGACCCGTTACGAACCGGGCCAGTGGAGCCTGTGGCGACGCGGTGAATGCGTCAGCCAGGGCATAACGGCATAA
- a CDS encoding DUF2892 domain-containing protein — protein sequence MSDSKTLRPIIESTPFQTRPTQNVQGWERIGSLAGGVVMMGKGLRRGGFFGLIQVAIGGVALARGISGHSSAKDLLEKSRQDMNTVRTKIERAGEELKNLKTKAEVAAEKTAKTTG from the coding sequence ATGAGCGACAGCAAAACCCTGCGACCTATCATCGAGTCCACCCCGTTCCAGACCCGCCCCACGCAGAACGTGCAAGGTTGGGAGCGCATTGGTTCCCTGGCAGGTGGCGTAGTGATGATGGGCAAAGGCCTGCGCCGTGGCGGCTTTTTTGGCTTGATCCAGGTAGCGATTGGCGGCGTAGCACTGGCCCGTGGTATCAGCGGCCACAGCTCGGCGAAAGACCTGCTGGAAAAAAGCCGCCAGGACATGAACACCGTGCGCACGAAGATTGAACGGGCGGGGGAAGAGCTGAAGAACCTCAAGACCAAGGCGGAAGTCGCAGCTGAGAAAACCGCTAAAACCACCGGCTGA
- a CDS encoding D-2-hydroxyacid dehydrogenase, whose amino-acid sequence MRVLIAEHDHPLYAQLLREAAPDLEVMTSGDSAELSRLAADCPVWLGQPDLLATLLRQGHHPQWLQSTWAGITPLLAEGLPRDYRLTRAVGIFGQVMAEYVLTYMLGHEREVLARLVSQVERKWDNRMGQSLAGRKALIVGTGDIGRSVAQFLQPFGVELYGIASEAREQAPFVEVAGLDQLGRLVGEVDYVINLLPNTPNTHDVYDAALFKQFKTTGLFINVGRGVAVVDADLVEALKEGHLAGAVIDVCRQEPLPQRHPFWTAWGLLLTGHSSAPTSPKMMVQLFVENLRAYQAKDALRGEVSFERGY is encoded by the coding sequence ATGCGCGTTCTGATTGCTGAACACGATCATCCGTTATACGCCCAACTGCTGCGCGAAGCCGCGCCGGACCTCGAAGTGATGACCAGCGGCGACTCCGCTGAATTATCACGCCTGGCCGCTGATTGCCCGGTGTGGCTCGGCCAACCGGACCTGCTGGCGACCCTGCTGCGTCAGGGCCACCATCCGCAATGGCTGCAATCGACCTGGGCCGGAATCACTCCGTTGCTGGCTGAAGGCTTGCCCCGCGACTACCGCCTGACCCGCGCCGTCGGCATTTTCGGCCAGGTGATGGCCGAATACGTGCTCACTTACATGCTCGGCCACGAGCGCGAAGTATTGGCGCGCCTGGTCAGCCAGGTGGAGCGCAAGTGGGACAACCGCATGGGCCAGAGCCTGGCGGGGCGCAAGGCGCTGATCGTTGGCACCGGTGATATCGGCCGCAGTGTGGCGCAGTTCCTCCAGCCCTTTGGGGTCGAGCTGTATGGCATCGCCAGCGAAGCCCGTGAGCAGGCACCGTTTGTTGAAGTGGCCGGGCTGGACCAGCTTGGCCGGTTGGTGGGGGAGGTGGACTACGTGATCAACCTGCTGCCCAACACGCCGAACACCCACGATGTGTACGACGCGGCGCTGTTCAAGCAATTCAAGACTACCGGTTTGTTTATCAACGTCGGACGCGGTGTGGCGGTGGTGGATGCCGACCTGGTGGAAGCCTTGAAGGAAGGGCATCTGGCGGGCGCGGTCATCGATGTGTGCCGTCAGGAGCCGCTGCCACAGCGTCATCCATTCTGGACGGCCTGGGGCTTGCTGCTGACCGGTCACAGCTCGGCGCCGACTTCACCGAAAATGATGGTGCAGTTGTTTGTCGAGAATTTGCGGGCGTATCAGGCCAAGGATGCGTTGCGGGGCGAAGTGAGTTTCGAGCGCGGGTATTGA
- a CDS encoding YcgL domain-containing protein codes for MKRICSIYRSLKRNEMYLYVLKSDALERVPETLLAAFGKPHHAFDLVLSPARKLSREDIEVVLENLEKQGYHLQMPPAEDEYIEHLPDELLRRNDPM; via the coding sequence TTGAAGCGTATTTGCTCCATCTATCGCAGCTTGAAACGAAACGAGATGTACCTCTATGTGCTGAAAAGCGATGCCTTGGAGCGCGTTCCGGAGACCCTGCTGGCGGCGTTCGGCAAGCCTCACCACGCCTTTGACCTGGTACTGAGCCCGGCGCGCAAGCTGTCCCGCGAAGACATCGAAGTAGTTCTGGAAAACCTCGAGAAGCAGGGGTATCACCTGCAAATGCCGCCGGCCGAGGACGAGTACATCGAGCACTTGCCTGACGAACTGCTGCGCCGCAACGACCCGATGTGA
- a CDS encoding spermidine synthase, with product MKRFVLLDTTPIPDNGGALCLFEYGEDFVIKIQGGDGGQLMNTRMHGSEDALAEIPCRKVAGRLGSRVLIGGLGMGFTLASALKHLGKTAEVVVAELVPGVVEWNRGPLGEKSGRPLLDPRTVIRMEDVAKVLQAEPQGFDAIMLDVDNGPEGLTQKANSWLYSAGGLSACAKALRPKGVLAVWSASADKQFSDKLRKAGFKAEEVQVFAHGNKGTRHTIWIAEKLKG from the coding sequence ATGAAACGTTTCGTTCTGCTGGACACCACCCCGATCCCTGACAACGGCGGTGCATTGTGCCTGTTCGAATACGGCGAGGACTTTGTCATCAAGATCCAGGGCGGTGACGGTGGCCAGTTGATGAACACCCGCATGCACGGTTCAGAAGACGCCTTGGCGGAGATTCCGTGCCGCAAAGTCGCCGGCCGGCTCGGCTCACGGGTGTTGATTGGCGGGTTGGGCATGGGCTTTACCTTGGCCTCTGCCCTCAAGCATCTGGGCAAGACTGCCGAAGTGGTGGTCGCCGAGTTGGTGCCGGGCGTGGTGGAGTGGAATCGCGGCCCTTTAGGGGAAAAGTCTGGCCGACCGCTGCTGGATCCGCGCACGGTGATCCGCATGGAAGACGTGGCCAAGGTACTGCAGGCCGAACCCCAGGGCTTTGATGCAATCATGCTGGACGTCGATAACGGCCCCGAAGGCCTGACGCAAAAAGCCAACAGCTGGCTGTATTCCGCCGGCGGCCTGAGCGCTTGCGCCAAGGCCCTGCGACCCAAGGGTGTGTTGGCGGTGTGGTCGGCCAGTGCGGATAAACAATTCAGCGACAAGCTGCGCAAGGCGGGCTTCAAGGCCGAAGAAGTGCAGGTGTTTGCCCATGGCAACAAGGGCACGCGGCATACCATCTGGATTGCTGAAAAGCTCAAAGGCTAA